The Moorena producens PAL-8-15-08-1 genomic interval CCATTGGCCAAGACTGTGGTATCTACTGGCGAGAAACTGACCCACCTGAGAAAGGAGCCGAAGCACCTGATTGGTTTTATGTGCCAAATGTGCCTCCTCAGCTAGACGGTAAAATTCGTCGCTCCTATGTGGTGTGGCGGGAACATATAGCACCATTAATTGCATTAGAATTCGCCAGTGGCAATGGCGAGGAAGAACGGGACAAAACCCCGTTATCCCTCTCGACTCAAGGAGAAGTAACTAAGCCAGGGAAGTTTTGGGTATATGAGCAAATTATCCGAATTCCCTACTATGGTATTTATCAAATAAACAACGGCTCTCTTGAAGTCTACACCTTGGTCAGTGGGTTTTATCAGAAATTAACCCCTAATGAACGAGGGCATTATTATATTTCACCGTTGGGTGTAGAACTAGGCTTATGGCAAGGAAGTTATCAGAATCAAACTCAACTATGGCTAAGGTGGTGGGATGAACAAGGAAATCTGTTGTTGATTGGTGATGAACGAGCTGTACTAGAAAGGGAAAGAGCTGAACAAGAGCGACAACGTGCTGAACAAGAGCGACAACGTGCTGAACAAGCAGAGTCTATAGTGGAGGAGGAGCGCCAAAGAACTCAAGCTGCTTTAGCAAGAGCGGCTCGGCTGGCTGAGCAGCTACGAGCAGCAGGTATTGACCCTGATCTTGACGATACTGTTTAGCACTGAACCAAACAGTTAAAGGCTTATTGATACAAAAATATACAATTAGACCGATAGACGGAAATTTTTGTAATGTTTTGTTGCTTTGTTTCTCATAAATGGGACTAGAGTGTCAAACAGCTTTTATCGTCTCAATTGGTTAGTCAATTCATGACGACAAGACCAATAATAATTTTAATTAAGTCCTTGTTATTGATAAGGAGATTTTAATGCTAGACGCTTTTTCAAAAGCCGTAGTTGCTGCCGATGCCAAAGGTGGATTTGTTGGCGGTGATGATTTAAACGCTCTGAAGGGATTTATTGCTGAGGGGAACAAGCGCCTTGATGCTGTGAATTTTATCTCCAGCAATGCTAGCTGTATCGTTACTGATGCGGTTGCTGGTATCGTTTGCGAAAGCCCTGGTTTAACTGCTCCTGGTGGCGGTGTTTACACCAACCGCAAGATGGCTGCTTGTCTACGTGATGGCGAAATCATCTTGCGTTATGTGTGCTATGCCCTTCTGAGCGGAGATAGTTCTGTACTGACTGACCGCTGTTTGAATGGCCTTAAGGAAACCTACGCTGCTTTGGGCGTCCCCACTGGTAATACTACCCGGGCTGTTGCCATCATGAAGGCTGCTGCTGTGGCTTTTGTTAACAACACTGCATCTCAACGCACAGAGTCTGTTACTAGTGGTGATTGTGCTTCTTTGGCTGCAGAAGTTGGTAGCTACTTCGATGCAGTCGGCAGTGCTATTAGCTAGTCTCCCGGCTCAGGAGAATTTAAATTAAACTGACTTTTTGCCGAAATCAATTTAAGACAGGAGATATCATATATTATGAAATCAGTGTTAACCACTGTTGTCGCTTCCGCTGACCTAGCAGGTCGGTTTCCTAGCGCTTCTGACCTAGAATCAGTTCAAGGCAGCTTACAACGTTCTGCTGCTCGTATGGAAGCTGCTGATAAGTTAGCAGGTAACTACGATGCTGTAGCTCAAGAAGCTGTTGATGCTATTTATCAAAAATTCCCTAACGGTAGTGGTCGGGACATCGATGCAGGTACTCAGAAAGAAAAGTGCAAGCGTGACATCGTTCACTACCTGCGTTTGATCAACTATTGCCTAGTAGTCGGTGGTACTGGTCCTCTGGATGAGTGGGGTATTGCTGGCGCTCGTGAAGTCTACAAAGCTTTAGGTATCGATGCCGCTACCTATGTTACTGGTTTGACCTTCCTCCGGGATCGTGGCTGCGCTCCTCGTGATATGTCTGCCCAAGCCTTGGTTGAATACCGGATTTATCTTGATTATGTAATCAACTCCATGTCATAGGATTATCAAAAGGGAGAGTTTGAGAGGGAAAAGAATACCCCTTGACAAATAGTTTGGGGATTAATTTTACCTTTCAAATAGTGTTAAGATAAAAGAGAAAGGTCTTAAAAAACTGGGAATTGACCTTAATCAGCTACCCCCGGTGCGGGGGAAAGTTACGCCCATGGAGATAACAATCTATTTGGTTGTGCCTGGGAATCCCCATCCTCTTAGGTTGGGGAAGTTCAATGCTATCCACTGTTTGTAGTGACTAGCTGCCTCTAGTACTTTAGACTAAAGGGGTATCTTAGGAAAGTGCTGTGCCTGAAGCAGGTTCAGCACTTTCCTAAGAACCCCTTAGTTGTTGTTATTGAAGCTGCTGACTCCTGGATCAAAGATGTCTAGTAATATTTTTTTTTCTGATATTTACTAATGTCTACAGAAGAGTTATATCAACAATTAAAAAATAAAAATCCTAAACTCCGACAAAGAGCCATGCGGCAAATTGCAGCAGAGCGCACCGAGAATACTATTCCTGAGTTGATGGCAATTTTGGATAATGAGGATGTGGTTTATCGGCGAGCAGCAGTACAAACTCTAGGTGTGATTGGTCTTGATGCTGTACCGGTATTGGCAGAAACCTTAACAACCAGTGAAAATAACACCGTACGGGCTAGCTGTGCTAAAGCCCTGGCTGCGATCGCTCTTAACTACTCAGAAGAAACCTTCCCAACTGTCGGGTTGCAAGGTCTACAAACAGCTCTTGAAGACCCAGATCCTGTTGTCAAAATATCGACAGTGGGTGCATTGGGAACCATAGGTCCACCTGCTTTTGAAATCCTAGTAGCTGCTTTGGAAATCGACGATATTGCCCTTCAAGTTACTGTCCTACAGGCTCTAGGTTCCTTGGGGGATGAGAGAGCGATGGAAGTGCTATCTGCTGCCGCTGAAAATCAGGAAGCCGACCCCTATATCCGAGAATCAGCGGCTAGTTCCATATCACGCTTGGAACAGGTGCTCAAATTTGGTTCAAGCAGGAAAGCATCTCGAGAATAATAGCAGCAATAATAATACTAGAATAAGACTATTATTTGTTGTCATTGAATGCCAAAGCTATCCCCAAAACTATCAACGCAGGAAGCTAGGGGACTTGGCATCATTATTGATGGTTTCGGGCACTAGCTAAAACAATCTCCGGTTACGCCTCTTATTTAACTCTGCTTTGCCAATGGTTGCCCAACGCTTTAACTCAGCAATTTGTTTTTGCAAAGTGGCAATACGATCCTCTTGGTCGTTATTATGCTGTGTCAAAGACTCATAACTCTCGGTAGCTTGATTAGCTGGAGATTGTTGCTCAGACAACTGATGCTCTAACTCAGCAATACGCTTCTGTTGGTCTTGAGTTTGCTGTTGTAGAACCTGATTACTTTCTACTTGTTGCGTCGTCTGGGATTGTTGCTCTGCTAGCTGGTTCTGTAACTTCTTGACCAGATTAGCTTGCTCTTTAGCCTTCTGTTCCAGAGCTTGGTTACTCTCTACCTGTTGTGTTGCTAGAGATTTTTGTTCAGACAGTTGTTGCTGTAAGTCTTCAATCAAATTAGCTTGCTGTTGAGCCTGCTGTTGTAAAGACTTATAGCTTTCTTTGTCTTCAGCAGTTTCAGATTTTTGGTCTGCTAGCTGCTTCTGTAACTTTTTGACCAGATTAGATTGCTCTTTAGCCTGCTGTTGCAAAGACTGATAGCTTTCGGTCTGTTCAGCAGTTTCAGATTTTTGGTCAGCTAGTTGCTTCTGTAATTTCTTAACCAGATTAGATTGCTCTTTAGCCTGCTTTTGTAAAGACTGATAGCTTTCTGTCTGTTCAGCAGTTTCAGATTTTTGGTCAGCTAGTTGCTTCTGTAATTTCTTAACCAGATTAGATTGCTCTTTAGCCTGCTGTTGCAAAGACTGATAGCTTTCTGTCTGTTCAGCAGTTTCAGATTTTTGGTCAGCTAGTTGCTTCTGTAATTTCTTAACCAGATTAGATTGCTCTTTAGCCTGCTGTTGCAAAGACTGATAACTTTCGGTCTGTTCAGTAGTTTCAGATTTTTGGTCTGCTAGCTGCTTCTGTAAGTCTTCAATCACATTAGCTTGCTCTTTAGCCTGCTGTTGTAAAGACTGGTAATCTTCTTGGGATACACCAGAAGCACCAGGCTCAGAGACATCAGCTTGTCGCGGTTGCTCACCCTCTATAACTTGAATCTTGGTTGGAGATTTTGTGGCTCCATTGTTGGGGGATGTTTCGTTTGCCTGCGGTGGATTTTCCAGGGCAATAGTCATACTTGCCTGCTGGCATGCGATCGCAATATTACCTCTGGCGATACGCTCAATTAGTTCCGAGCGGGACAATCCAGTATTCTGAGCCATCTGAGTCAACAAGCCAATGCCTGTAGGGGTCAGGGATATCCCCACCTTGGACTTACCTTCTGAATACTGGCTAGAAGTTTTACGGCTTTTCTTGGCCATTGGCTTTTCCTCCGGATCGGCTATTTAAAGTCTATATATTTTACTGTTAAAAGTACCTCGTTAAAAGCTTTAGTTCAAACCTTTAGTTAAAAGCTTGTATTTCCCAGGTAGTTGTTGATGGTTGACCGCTGTCAGTATACTCTCAACAGTCAACCCTCAACAACCTACACATTTCTATGGCAACTGGCCATAGAGCTAATCACAGCTAAGCATTCAGTTATCAGCTATCAGCCATCAGCCATCAGCTAATGCGCTACACGCACAGCTATTAGCCATTGGCCAAGGCCAATGGCACGCTACGGGAATGGCCTCGTTACTGTTCGCGCAGTGTGAGCGTAGCGCAATCGATGCTTTTGAATAAAATAAGCTGACCGCTGACCACTGACGGCTGAATGCTTACATCGCAGCTCTAATAATTACTCTAATAACTACGAGGACGCCACTTATTCAACTGGGTTTCTGCAATCATAGCTAAACGCCGCTGATCAGCAATCTTTTCTTGTAACTTAGCAATTTCCTGAGCCTGTTGTTCAGACTTTTGTTGCAGAGCTTCATAACTGTTTGGCTCTACAGTCGCTGCTGCCATGGGGATTTGGGCTGCAATGCTGGTGAAACCACTACCACCATTGCTCGAAGAACTGTAAGACTGCCATTTGCTAAACTGTGATTCTCCCAAGCTAGCCAATGGTTGTAAGTCTGCGACCTTTTGCTGCAAGGTTTTCAGCAGTTCTTCTTGCTCTTGGCATTTCCGTTGGATGGCTTGATACGCTTGTGAGCGTTGTTTCTGAGCTTCTGTGGGAGCTTCCTGCGGTTGGATTTTGGGCTTAAGTACTTCATCCAATAAGGCTTGGATATCAGTAACTGGGGCTTGCCCAAGGGGATTATTGTAAATAATCGATTTATTTAGCCTTGGCAGATTCCCTGACACATTGTCTTTATCAGAGCTAGAAACGCTGGGCATCAGCACGAACATGTTAGTAAACCCAAGCAGCTTTTTGCCTGTTTGGGTTTTATAGCCCCGGTAAAACGGTACGATATATTCCCCAAACACCTCTTGGTACTCGTCACTATCGATATAAGAATCAATCTCCGTTTCGAAACCCCCTTTATCCAGTAATTGGCTGTGATAAAAGGTCTCGGAGTAGTCATCAGGAGCACGACCAAGCAAATGCTTAAAATTCAGCTCGATTGATCGATAGCGGGGACAGATATCGAAAAACCTTGACCGATACAACTCTGACTTGGCAACCTGACGCACAAACTCACGGACAGTGATTTCGCCCTGCTTGAGCTGGGATTCCGGGACAGTTAGCCGTTCACTTTCCATGACATGGGCATTTCCCAAAACCTGACGGTATGCTGCTCGAATCACCGTCTCGATTTCTGCTTCCGAACGACCTGGCCACAGCTCAATTGGATCCATTTCTTCCCAGGCTTGATACTGACCTTGCCTGGTTTGAGTTGTGTTTTGCATGAGTTTTTGAGCTTCTGTGAGAATTTTAGGGGCTGTTTGAGTTTCTAAGAGCTGATTCGTAAAGTAAATCTTAAGAAGTCTGAAAGCATTGCTATGATTGTCTTTTGGATATTAAATAGTTCAATGGTGGTTCTATTTGAGCGCAAGCCTTATCCTACAAGGTTTAGTGCGAGTTGACGAATCAGCTCTAAGGGAGGTGCTATTTGGGGTTTATTGAGACTTAGAATATTAGCAAGTAGTTTATTGATATCAGCTATCAGAAACCTTGTTACTTCCATTAGATCTTGGCCACAAAAACCTGTTACCTCTAGTACAACTGTGCGATCGCTATAATCCCTCAGAGTGCTAGTTCCATCTGTAATTTATGACATCGATCAACTACATTTAATTTACTAAATTTTTAATTTCACAAGCCTCAAATAAACTCCAAATTTTTACCAATATTCAACTATTAAATAGTGTTATTTTTTTATAAATTGGCTTTTTATTGCTTACAAATTTTTATTAAAAAAATAACATCTATAAACTTAGCTGATATTAAATACTGAATACTGAATCGGGAAAGTCAACCTAACCTATTTCAGTAATACTGACAATTTTGCTGCCCATTTTGTGCATATTTTGAATCCTCGCCGACAGCTGGTCGTAACCTACCTCATAGGTAGTCTTACTCCGCTTAAATCGAGGACCAACACCAGCTTTAGTTACAGTAATCTTAAAGCGCTTGCCCTTATTGGCGTAAGTACCTGAACCCCCAACAGGAGCA includes:
- a CDS encoding HEAT repeat domain-containing protein — its product is MSTEELYQQLKNKNPKLRQRAMRQIAAERTENTIPELMAILDNEDVVYRRAAVQTLGVIGLDAVPVLAETLTTSENNTVRASCAKALAAIALNYSEETFPTVGLQGLQTALEDPDPVVKISTVGALGTIGPPAFEILVAALEIDDIALQVTVLQALGSLGDERAMEVLSAAAENQEADPYIRESAASSISRLEQVLKFGSSRKASRE
- a CDS encoding Uma2 family endonuclease; translated protein: MTETVPRVKLPPPFPDHTQLPESDGTFVKNFQEHPQSIILTDSIGEILQQRHPDGQYAIGQDCGIYWRETDPPEKGAEAPDWFYVPNVPPQLDGKIRRSYVVWREHIAPLIALEFASGNGEEERDKTPLSLSTQGEVTKPGKFWVYEQIIRIPYYGIYQINNGSLEVYTLVSGFYQKLTPNERGHYYISPLGVELGLWQGSYQNQTQLWLRWWDEQGNLLLIGDERAVLERERAEQERQRAEQERQRAEQAESIVEEERQRTQAALARAARLAEQLRAAGIDPDLDDTV
- a CDS encoding phycocyanin subunit beta, encoding MLDAFSKAVVAADAKGGFVGGDDLNALKGFIAEGNKRLDAVNFISSNASCIVTDAVAGIVCESPGLTAPGGGVYTNRKMAACLRDGEIILRYVCYALLSGDSSVLTDRCLNGLKETYAALGVPTGNTTRAVAIMKAAAVAFVNNTASQRTESVTSGDCASLAAEVGSYFDAVGSAIS
- a CDS encoding phycobilisome rod-core linker polypeptide; protein product: MQNTTQTRQGQYQAWEEMDPIELWPGRSEAEIETVIRAAYRQVLGNAHVMESERLTVPESQLKQGEITVREFVRQVAKSELYRSRFFDICPRYRSIELNFKHLLGRAPDDYSETFYHSQLLDKGGFETEIDSYIDSDEYQEVFGEYIVPFYRGYKTQTGKKLLGFTNMFVLMPSVSSSDKDNVSGNLPRLNKSIIYNNPLGQAPVTDIQALLDEVLKPKIQPQEAPTEAQKQRSQAYQAIQRKCQEQEELLKTLQQKVADLQPLASLGESQFSKWQSYSSSSNGGSGFTSIAAQIPMAAATVEPNSYEALQQKSEQQAQEIAKLQEKIADQRRLAMIAETQLNKWRPRSY
- a CDS encoding bleomycin hydrolase: MKSVLTTVVASADLAGRFPSASDLESVQGSLQRSAARMEAADKLAGNYDAVAQEAVDAIYQKFPNGSGRDIDAGTQKEKCKRDIVHYLRLINYCLVVGGTGPLDEWGIAGAREVYKALGIDAATYVTGLTFLRDRGCAPRDMSAQALVEYRIYLDYVINSMS